One Bombina bombina isolate aBomBom1 chromosome 5, aBomBom1.pri, whole genome shotgun sequence DNA segment encodes these proteins:
- the LOC128660015 gene encoding oocyte zinc finger protein XlCOF6.1-like has protein sequence MNSYVLDKHLNSFTTGSTSLILQTTKVLDTNDYSQTLGKSQQIFKGDGELVGTGQQSLYTESNLVIKQEDNIYALSSAMIIPEDKPHTFTEFSKHFKEGKRLNSSQMIHTNKIPFKCTECEKSVTCNLHLLEQHTVHTVVKPHTCTECGRCFTSKGGLKYHKTTHTGEKPFTCNECGNSFTQKSNLKIHERSHTGENCFICTECGKCFTLKSHLKSHERIHTGEKPFTCTECGKCFTNKSHLKSHERSHTEEKPFTCTECGKGFKNKTNLKTHERIHTGEKPFTCTECGKRFTRKDNLKDHERSHTGEKPFTCTECGKCFTEKSSLKTHEMIHTGEKPVTCTECGKCFTQISHLKTHERIHTGEKPFTCTECGKCFTLKSTLKHHGRIHTGEKPFTCIEN, from the exons atgaactcatatgtgttag ACAAACACTTGAATAGTTTCACTACAGGAAGCACCAGTCTTATATTGCAGACTACAAAagtcttagacactaatgactattcacaaacattgggaaaatcacagcagatatttaaaggagatggtgaattggtaggaactgggcagcaatcattatatACCgaaagtaatttagtcatcaaacaagaggacaacatttatgccttatctagtgcaatgattatcccagaggataaaccacacacatttactgagttttcaaaacattttaAGGAAGGGAAACGTCTTAactctagccaaatgattcatacaaataaAATACCATTCAAATgcacagaatgtgagaaaagcgtCACATGTAATTTGCATCTCCTTGAACAGCACACAGTTCACACAGTTGTGAAACCTCACACGTGTACAGAatgtgggagatgtttcacatctAAAGGCGGCCTTAAGTATCACAAAACGACCCatacaggggagaaacctttcacatgtaatgagtgtggaaacagttttacacaaaagagtaatctgaaaattcatgaaaggagtcaTACAGGAGAAAACTgtttcatatgtacagagtgtggcaaatgttttacactaaagagtcatttgaaaagtcatgaaagaattcacacaggagaaaaacctttcacatgtacagagtgtggaaaatgttttacaaacaagagtcatctgaaatctcatgaaaggagtcacacagaagaaaaacctttcacatgtactgagtgtggaaaaggatttaaAAACAAGactaatctgaaaactcatgaaagaattcacacaggagaaaaacctttcacatgtacagagtgtggaaaaaggtttACACGAAAAGATAATCTGAAagatcatgaaaggagtcacacgggggaaaagcctttcacgtgtacagagtgtgggaaatgttttacagaaaagagtagtctaaaaactcatgaaatgattcacacaggagaaaagcctgtcacatgtacagagtgtggaaaatgttttacacaaataagtcacctgaaaactcatgaaaggattcacacaggagaaaaacctttcacatgtacagagtgtggaaaatgtttcacACTAAAGAGTACTCTGAAACATCAtggaaggattcacacaggagaaaaacctttcacatgtatagAAAATTGA